The following nucleotide sequence is from Chryseobacterium sp. CY350.
TGAATTTCTTCTGATTTTAGCGTCGAAATTAACTCCACCACCTTGGAAACCTCCAGCCTGGATAATCACCAACATCGCCTGAGTCATTTCATACAGGTCAACAGGGAACTGGTCTGTATCCCAACCGTTTTGGTAATCACCTCTGTTCGCATCGATGCTTCCTAAAACATTATTATCAGCCGCAACCTGAAGCTCGTGCTCGAAAGTGTGTTGTGCTAAAGTTGCGTGGTTTACTTCAAGATTCAATTTAAAATCATTTAATAAATCGTACTGACGAAGGAAATTCAAACAAGTTGCAGCATCGAAGTCGTACTGATGTTTTGTAGGCTCCATCGGTTTTGGCTCGATGAAGAAAGTCCCTTTGAAACCCTGAGCTCTTGCATAATCTTTAGCCAAATGTAAAAACTTCGCCATATGCTCCTGCTCACGCTTCATATTAGTGTTTAAAAGTGACATATAACCTTCACGACCACCCCAGAATACATAGTTTTCTCCACCTAATTTAATAGTTGCATCCAAAGCGTTTTTCACCTGTCCGCCTGCGTAAGCCAAAACATCAAATGAAGGATTGGTTGCCGCACCATTCATAAATCTTGGGTTCGAGAAACAGTTGGATGTTCCCCAAAGCAATTTTACGCCAGAAGCCGCCTGTTTTTCTTTAGCGTAATCGGTAATGAATTCTAATCTTTTTGTAGATTCGATGAAATTGTCAGCCTCGTCAATCAAATCGTAGTCGTGGAAACAGTAATAAGGAACGCCTAATTTTGTGAAAAATTCGAACGCAGCATCCATTTTTTCTGTCGCTCTTTGTTTCGCATCAGAGGCAGTTAACCAATCAAATTGCTGAGTTCCTGCACCGAACGGATCGCCACCTGTTGCGCAGAACGTGTGCCAGTAAGCAGAAGCAAACTTGAAATATTCTTTCATCGTTTTTCCACGAACCACCAAATTTTCATCGTAAAATTTGAATGCCAGCGGATTGTCTGACTCTCTTCCCTCAAACTTGATTTTATCTATTCCTTTAAAATACTCTTTGTTTCCTGTTGTAATTGCCATTATTTTGATTTTATATTTTTAATTTATTTTTTTAATTTGGGCAGCTATTTCCGCCTTCCACTCCCTCTTTTTTCTGAAAAGCCAGCGCATTTTCCATCCTTTTTTCAGAAAAAGAGCTCCGTTCAAGTCGGGCTGCGAGTTTGTTATTGTATCAAATGAACTCTAATTCATCGTAATCGAAACTAAGAGCCACTTATTACTTGTTCCAGTTTATTTTTCCACTTACCATAATTTTCCCTGTACAAATCCATATTTTTAAAATCCGGAATGTACGTCGTGGTAATGTCTTTTTCAGTTAAAATATCATTCAGTGTCTCGAAAGCTCCTGCTCCGATTGCCGCTGCTCTTGCTGCTCCGGTAGAACCCGTCGTGTCAAAAATTCTAATTTCCGTATCCAATAATGTTGCAATCGATTGCGCAAACAATGAAGAGCGGAATAGATTGTCACCACCTGCTTTAATAATTCCTTTTTGTAGTCCGTCATTCATTAATATTTCTGTTCCATAAACAAAAGAAAAAGCAATACCTTCCAATCCGGCTCTGAACAGATGAACACTTTTGTGACGGTTAAAATTCACATTATAAGTAGATGAACCAATATCTTTATTTTTTAAAACTCTTTCAGCGCCATTTCCAAACGGTAAAACGATAATTCCGTCTGATCCGATGGGGATTTGTGAAGCTAAATCATTCAATTCTTGGTAAGAATGTCTTTTCTGATCCACCTGATGACGCAGCCAGCTGTACTGAATTCCCGCACCGTTTAAACAAAGCATTTTTCCGATTCTCGGCTGGTCTTTCGTATGATTAATGTGCGCAAAATTGTTTACACGCACAGATTCTTTAGAGTGAATATTGTCTGTCACGCCATAAACCACGCCAGAAGTTCCGCCTGTAGCAGCGATTTCTCCAGGATTCATTACGTTTAAAGACAATGCATTATTCGGCTGATCTCCTGCTCTGTACAGAATTGGAATTCCCTCCGGTAAACCACTTTCTTCAGCACCCTGTTTTGAAACTACACATTGCTCAGTGAAATTGTCTACAACTGTTGAAACCAAAGATTCATCAATTCCCCAATGATTCAACAATGTTTTTGATGCCTGATGTTTCTGGAAATCCCAAAGAACTCCTTCTGACAATCCGGTAACCGTTGTCGTTGCTTCACCACTTAATTTTAAAGCAATAAAATCTCCGGGAAGCATAAATTTCCAGATTTTTTCATAGACTTTTGGCTCGTTTTCTTTGACCCATTTTAGTTTTGAAGCGGTGAAATTTCCTGGTGAGTTCAAAAGTTTATTCATACAAATTTCCTCACCTAAATCGTCAAAAGCTTTATCACCGGTTTCAACTGCGCGGCTGTCACACCAGATAATCGACGGACGTAAAACTTCTTTATCATTTCCAACTAAAACCAAACCATGCATCTGATAAGAGATACCGATTCCCTTGATTTCATTTTTATCAATGTGACTTTCCGCAATTACTTTTTGAGTCAAAATTCTCAAATTCTGCCACCACTGTTCCGGATCTTGTTCTGCCCAGCCGATTTTTGGCGAATCAATGGACATCTCGCTTTCCGGATATTTTGCGTGAGCAATTACTTTTCCTTTTTCATCTACAATGGATGCTTTTATCGATGAGCTCCCGACATCGTATCCTATAAACTTCATTATTAATTAATAATTGTTAGCGTCTAAATGTAATAATTTTATCATATAATCAATATTTTTTTTATTAATACCGTATTTTTAATGATAATAAACGCTTCCAAGTCTTTGAAATTCAAGTTTATTCAAAAGGTCGGTTATCGTTATATTTATGATAAGGTAGTTTACAATGAATGATTTTTACGATAATATTTTTCCCTGAAATGGTCGCTTGCATATTAAATTAGAGTTAATGGATTGCATAAAAGCTTATTTTGCTATTTTGAAACTATTAAAAGAAATATTATATTTTTGAAATATGAACAACAGAAATCGTGGAAGAAACACGGGAGATGATGCTTTATTTGAGCCAAAAAGAGAATTGGAGAAGCTGAAATTAGCAGTTCAGAGTATTAAAAATAGTTAGAAATTTCAGATTTAAAAATAAAACAATTCATATTGATGGTTTTAATATTTTGATTTTACTGGAAAGTTTACTTTCCGAAGCATATATTTTTCAGGGTTTAGATGGTTGTTTTCAGGATCTTTCCGGAGTTTATGGAACATGGAATAATTAAACAAATAATTCTCAACTTCGCTCAGGAAAATATTATGATTGGGAAGTTGAATTAGAGTTTAATCCGGATAAATATTTAGTTGAAAATGCTGAAATCTCAGCTTTTTCAGATGCATGGATTTTGGATCATTTTGAGAGTTGGTTTAATCTCGTTGGATTTCTGATTAAAGAAGAAAAACTTTCTGTTAATTTGGTAAAAATGTTCTAGTGATGAATTTATTTGAAAAATATATTTCGTTGTTTTCAGATTCATGGAAAGAAAAATTCGGTAGAATTTTGGACGTTGAGCATCTCGAAAGTATGAGTAAAAATATTCAAGCTTTTAAAGAAAAAAAACTAGATTGGGAACTTCCGTATTTCAATGAGGAAATAAAATTTGACCGATCAGAAAGTTTCAAAAGTTTTATTGACATTCTTGAAAATGAAAATTCTGATGAGCTTAAAACAAAACTTTTAGAAGAGATTCCATTTGAAAATTGGCTGGATATTTTGGGACAACGTCTCACATCTGCAAGTTTGCGGGATGAAAATGCAATTCCGCCACTTGAAAATGTTTTGATTGAAAGTTGCCTAAAACCTTTTAATGATGAAGTCAGCACGGCTCAAAGAGCTTGGGAAAAACATGTTGGAAGAATGGATGACGAATTTTGGGGTGAAGTAAAAGGAAACAATCAGCAAAAACAACAGAAAGTGATGGAGAAAATCATTTATATCATTAAAAATAAAACGTGGTGGAATGTTTTCTATCACTATAAACACGAATTGGTCTACGAAATCAGAGAAAAAGACGGTCACGGAATTCGCTGGAGTCAAGACGGAACTCGACTGATCGGTTTTTTGGAGACTTTTATTAATAAATGAAAAAATATTTTATTGCGTAAAAAGATTGCGTACTGATGTTTTATGTTTGGCATTTTAAATTACAGATTTATGATTTAAATAATGAAAAACACTTACAACAAAGGAACTTTCAGAAGCTTCGAATATGGAAAAATCGGATCTTATCTGAAAAAGTGTGGAAATAAAAAATGGAGGAGAACTGAAAAATCTGAAATTGAAAACCAACTAAGTGATACCATTAAATTTTTTAAACAAAGAAAGAAAAAACGAAAACTAATTTGGACTAAAATCACAAAAGAGATTTACGGCAAAACACATTCGAATTACAGAAGTTTTTATTCTGAAAAAGCTTTTAAAGACTCAATAAAAAGAGCAAACGTAACAAGATATTTTTTAATCAATAAAACAAACAAAAAATGAACACATTTATAGATATTGGTATTAATTTAACCAATAAACAATTCAACAACGAACACGATGAGATTATCAATTTTGCCCTCGCTACCGGAGTTCACTTGATGATTCTCACAGGAACAAGCGTTCGGGGAAGCAAAGAATCAGCTGAAATAGCAGAACATTATCAGGATGTTCTATTTTCAACAGCAGGGATTCATCCTCATGATGCAAAATCTTTTAACAACGAAAGCATTAATGAATTAGGGAAATTATTAAAACAAGACCACGTCGTATCGGTCGGAGAATGCGGATTAGATTTTGACCGTGATTTTTCACCAAGATCCATTCAGGAAAAATGTTATCGTGCTCAACTCGAATTATCGATTGAAGTTGCTAAACCTCTTTTTCTCCATGAAAGATCAGCTTTTAAAAGATTTAATGAAATTACAGACGAATATTTATCAAAACTCCCCAAAGCCGTTGTCCATTGTTTTACGGGAACTTTAAATGAAGCTAAGACTTATCTTGACAAAGGATTTTACTTAGGATTCACAGGAGCAATCAGTGATGATAAAAGATTTAAACATTTGGAAGAAGTCATTAAATATGTTCCACTTGACAGAATGATGATTGAAACCGATGCACCTTTTATGCTTCCGAAAAATGTTCCGAGAATGCAAAGCCGCCGAAATGAGCCAAAATTCTTGCC
It contains:
- the xylA gene encoding xylose isomerase, producing the protein MAITTGNKEYFKGIDKIKFEGRESDNPLAFKFYDENLVVRGKTMKEYFKFASAYWHTFCATGGDPFGAGTQQFDWLTASDAKQRATEKMDAAFEFFTKLGVPYYCFHDYDLIDEADNFIESTKRLEFITDYAKEKQAASGVKLLWGTSNCFSNPRFMNGAATNPSFDVLAYAGGQVKNALDATIKLGGENYVFWGGREGYMSLLNTNMKREQEHMAKFLHLAKDYARAQGFKGTFFIEPKPMEPTKHQYDFDAATCLNFLRQYDLLNDFKLNLEVNHATLAQHTFEHELQVAADNNVLGSIDANRGDYQNGWDTDQFPVDLYEMTQAMLVIIQAGGFQGGGVNFDAKIRRNSTDLEDIFIAHISGMDNFARSFLAADKILEKSKYSEIRTNRYSSFDSGKGKDFENGSLSLTDLATYAQGLGEVGRESGKQEYLESIINQYL
- a CDS encoding TatD family hydrolase, producing MNTFIDIGINLTNKQFNNEHDEIINFALATGVHLMILTGTSVRGSKESAEIAEHYQDVLFSTAGIHPHDAKSFNNESINELGKLLKQDHVVSVGECGLDFDRDFSPRSIQEKCYRAQLELSIEVAKPLFLHERSAFKRFNEITDEYLSKLPKAVVHCFTGTLNEAKTYLDKGFYLGFTGAISDDKRFKHLEEVIKYVPLDRMMIETDAPFMLPKNVPRMQSRRNEPKFLPFVAQTIAHLKKISISEVADETTEVARNFFKI
- a CDS encoding xylulokinase, producing MKFIGYDVGSSSIKASIVDEKGKVIAHAKYPESEMSIDSPKIGWAEQDPEQWWQNLRILTQKVIAESHIDKNEIKGIGISYQMHGLVLVGNDKEVLRPSIIWCDSRAVETGDKAFDDLGEEICMNKLLNSPGNFTASKLKWVKENEPKVYEKIWKFMLPGDFIALKLSGEATTTVTGLSEGVLWDFQKHQASKTLLNHWGIDESLVSTVVDNFTEQCVVSKQGAEESGLPEGIPILYRAGDQPNNALSLNVMNPGEIAATGGTSGVVYGVTDNIHSKESVRVNNFAHINHTKDQPRIGKMLCLNGAGIQYSWLRHQVDQKRHSYQELNDLASQIPIGSDGIIVLPFGNGAERVLKNKDIGSSTYNVNFNRHKSVHLFRAGLEGIAFSFVYGTEILMNDGLQKGIIKAGGDNLFRSSLFAQSIATLLDTEIRIFDTTGSTGAARAAAIGAGAFETLNDILTEKDITTTYIPDFKNMDLYRENYGKWKNKLEQVISGS